A genomic stretch from Sphaerodactylus townsendi isolate TG3544 linkage group LG15, MPM_Stown_v2.3, whole genome shotgun sequence includes:
- the LOC125444768 gene encoding polyunsaturated fatty acid lipoxygenase ALOX15B-like has protein sequence MASYKVQVATGDFLGSGTFSSVSITLVGSKGEGQKLPLNNLGKDFIPGAVDEYEVSSDQDLGPLLLIRLHKEPSMFFAKDSWYCSFVKLINPQGETYHFPCYQWIEGHRTLELREGTGKLACDDAGNPLLLRRRAEGLQVRQDCYSWAEFAPGMPQCLAVESIEEMDTNMKFSFTKLSTFLLRSKLTKVEMKLKGLLGCQESWQKLEDIRRVFWFNKTPVSEYVADHWMDDAFFGYQYLNGVNPVVIRKCTEIPANFPVTQEMVARSLAAGTSLQQEAQKGNLFLVDYKILRGIPTNTIQGQPQYMAVPLCLLYQTPSGDLMPVAIQLSQTPGPNSPIFLPSDPDLDWTLAKMWVRNADFHVHQNISHLLRTHLIAEVFALSMLRQLPMCHPLFKLLLPHLRYTLQINAFARVRLIAKGGMMDQATSAGYKGIVPIVGKGTQEMTYASLCLPDDIEARGVTSVSNYYYRDDGLKIWAAIESFVSKVVQFYYKHGDHVQSDLELQAWVQEIYKEGFKSRKSSGAPSSLKTPEELVKFLTMVIFTCSAQHAAVNSGQYDFGAWIPNIPPSMRRPPPTVKGTVTWEHILETIPPIDVTCIALSSLWLLSTEAGDRRPLGYYPDQHFCEEEPKWFIKEFQDRLAEISEEINERNKSLPLPYNYLNPPEVENSISI, from the exons ATGGCTTCTTACAAAGTCCAGGTGGCCACTGGGGACTTCTTGGGTTCGGGAACCTTCAGTTCTGTCTCCATCACTCTGGTGGGCTCCAAAGGCGAGGGTCAGAAGCTACCACTGAATAATTTGGGGAAGGATTTCATCCCAGGAGCG GTGGACGAGTACGAGGTGTCCAGCGACCAAGACCTGGGCCCGCTTCTGCTCATCCGTCTCCACAAAGAGCCCTCCATGTTCTTTGCAAAGGACAGCTGGTACTGCAGCTTCGTCAAGCTGATAAACCCGCAAGGAGAGACCTACCACTTCCCCTGCTACCAGTGGATCGAAGGGCACCGGACCCTGGAGCTGAGGGAAGGCACAG GCAAACTGGCTTGCGATGATGCAGGAAACCCGTTGCTTCTGCGCCGCCGGGCAGAGGGGCTGCAGGTGCGGCAAGATTGTTATAG CTGGGCGGAATTTGCTCCAGGGATGCCGCAGTGCCTGGCCGTGGAGAGCATCGAAGAGATGGACACCAACATGAAGTTCTCCTTCACCAAGCTGAGCACCTTTCTCCTGCGCTCAAAGCTCAC GAAAGTAGAGATGAAACTGAAGGGCCTCTTGGGCTGCCAGGAGTCTTGGCAAAAGCTGGAGGACATCCGCCGGGTTTTCTGGTTCAATAAAACACCTGTCTCAG AATACGTTGCTGATCACTGGATGGACGATGCATTCTTTGGCTACCAGTACCTGAACGGGGTGAACCCGGTGGTGATCCGGAAATGCACTGAGATCCCAGCCAACTTTCCTGTCACTCAAGAGATGGTAGCCAGGTCCCTGGCGGCAGGTACATCCCTTCAGCAGGAGGCACAG AAGGGGAATCTCTTCCTCGTGGATTACAAGATCCTCCGGGGCATCCCTACCAACACCATCCAAGGCCAGCCGCAGTATATGGCCGTTCCGCTCTGCCTGTTGTACCAGACGCCTTCCGGGGACCTCATGCCCGTCGCAATCCAG ctcagccaAACCCCAGGTCCCAACAGCCCCATTTTCCTTCCCAGTGACCCGGATCTGGACTGGACCTTGGCCAAGATGTGGGTGCGAAATGCCGACTTCCACGTCCACCAGAATATCTCTCACCTCCTGCGGACTCACCTGATAGCCGAGGTCTTTGCTCTGTCCATGCTGAGGCAGCTGCCAATGTGCCACCCGCTCTTCAAG ctcctcctcccccacttaCGATACACCCTCCAGATCAACGCGTTCGCCAGGGTCCGGCTGATCGCAAAAGGAGGCATGATGGATCAG GCCACCTCTGCAGGCTACAAAGGAATCGTGCCCATCGTAGGGAAAGGCACCCAGGAGATGACCTatgcctccctctgcctcccggatGACATCGAGGCCCGGGGGGTCACCTCCGTCTCTAATTACTACTACCGGGACGATGGTCTGAAGATCTGGGCTGCCATCGAGAG CTTTGTCTCAAAGGTCGTCCAGTTCTATTACAAGCACGGTGACCACGTCCAAAGTGACCTAGAGCTGCAGGCCTGGGTCCAGGAGATCTATAAAGAAGGCTTCAAGAGCAGGAAGTCCTCGGGTGCCCCCTCCTCGCTGAAGACCCCGGAGGAGCTCGTTAAGTTCCTGACGATGGTGATTTTCACCTGCTCGGCACAACACGCTGCTGTCAACAGTGGTCAG TATGACTTCGGCGCTTGGATCCCCAACATCCCGCCTTCCATGAGGAGACCCCCACCGACGGTCAAGGGCACCGTGACCTGGGAGCACATCCTGGAGACCATTCCCCCAATCGACGTCACTTGCATCGCCTTGAGTTCGCTGTGGCTGCTCAGCACTGAGGCGGGAGACCGG AGACCTCTGGGATACTATCCAGACCAGCATTTCTGTGAGGAAGAGCCCAAATGGTTCATCAAGGAGTTTCAGGACCGCCTGGCTGAGATTTCCGAGGAGATCAACGAAAGGAACAAATCTCTGCCCCTCCCATACAACTACTTGAACCCTCCTGAGGTCGAGAACAGCATCTCCATCTAG